In one window of Azospirillum ramasamyi DNA:
- the flgH gene encoding flagellar basal body L-ring protein FlgH: MRTALVPILLLSLATGGCARLSDIGSAPTLSEISNPAMQPEARVISLPMPQPTTAEQIPSSLWRTGSRDFFRDPRAKAVGDLLTVVIDIADQAQLRNSTQRGRSNNEKAGLSNFFGLESRLPAVLPDAVDASGLVDLDSSSSSSGNGTIQRNERIAMRVAAVVTQVLPNGNFVIAGRQEVRVNYELREMRIAGVIRPEDISNANTIEYDKIAEARITYGGRGQITDVQQPRYGQQVLDVILPF; encoded by the coding sequence ATGCGCACCGCGCTCGTCCCCATCCTGCTGCTTTCGCTTGCGACCGGCGGCTGCGCGCGGCTGTCCGATATCGGCAGCGCTCCCACCCTGTCGGAGATCTCCAACCCGGCGATGCAGCCGGAGGCGCGCGTGATCTCGCTGCCGATGCCGCAGCCGACGACGGCCGAGCAGATCCCCAGTTCGCTGTGGCGCACCGGATCGCGCGACTTCTTCCGCGACCCGCGGGCCAAGGCGGTGGGCGACCTGCTGACCGTCGTCATCGACATCGCCGATCAGGCGCAGCTGCGCAACAGCACCCAGCGCGGACGCAGCAACAACGAGAAGGCTGGGCTGTCCAACTTCTTCGGGCTGGAAAGCCGCCTTCCCGCCGTCCTGCCCGATGCCGTCGACGCGTCGGGCCTCGTCGATCTCGACAGCTCCAGCTCGTCGAGCGGCAACGGCACCATCCAGCGCAACGAGCGGATCGCCATGCGCGTCGCCGCCGTGGTGACGCAGGTGCTGCCCAACGGCAATTTCGTGATCGCCGGCCGGCAGGAGGTGCGGGTGAACTACGAACTGCGCGAGATGCGCATCGCCGGCGTCATCCGTCCCGAAGACATCAGCAACGCCAACACCATCGAATACGACAAGATCGCCGAGGCGCGCATCACCTATGGCGGCCGCGGCCAGATCACCGACGTGCAGCAGCCCCGCTACGGCCAGCAGGTGCTGGACGTGATCCTGCCCTTCTGA
- the flgA gene encoding flagellar basal body P-ring formation chaperone FlgA, giving the protein MTTVRHTIRRPLAVLLLGASLALPWQAAAGPVESRLAEELLVSLGPSVPADAQVAVTLGRPFDGPMDAVRDVSLDPRTGIFQARILSDGRMVELSGRAEVEVAMPVPVRRIRPGEIIEAADLTTVRLSLDRAGSGFISSADALIGLSPRRQISAGRLIQVGSVGAPIVVQRNRPVTLVYEDGALVLAARGRALQEGGVGDVVRVMNIASSTIVTGIVTGAETVSVNGPRIPQHP; this is encoded by the coding sequence GTGACGACCGTGCGGCACACCATCCGCCGGCCGCTGGCCGTTCTGCTGCTGGGGGCTTCCCTGGCGCTGCCCTGGCAGGCCGCCGCCGGGCCGGTCGAGTCCCGGCTGGCGGAGGAGCTTCTGGTCTCGCTCGGCCCATCGGTGCCGGCGGACGCGCAGGTGGCGGTCACGCTCGGCCGGCCCTTCGACGGCCCGATGGACGCGGTGCGCGACGTCAGCCTCGATCCCCGCACCGGGATCTTCCAGGCGCGGATCCTCAGCGACGGGCGGATGGTGGAACTGAGCGGGCGCGCCGAGGTCGAGGTGGCGATGCCGGTGCCGGTCCGCCGCATCCGCCCCGGCGAGATCATCGAGGCGGCCGACCTGACCACCGTCCGCCTGTCGCTCGACCGCGCCGGTTCGGGATTCATCTCGTCGGCCGACGCGCTGATCGGGCTGTCGCCGCGCCGTCAGATCTCGGCCGGGCGGCTGATCCAGGTCGGATCGGTGGGTGCGCCGATCGTCGTCCAGCGCAACCGGCCGGTGACGCTGGTCTACGAGGACGGTGCGCTGGTTCTGGCGGCGCGCGGCCGTGCCTTGCAGGAGGGCGGCGTCGGCGACGTCGTCCGCGTCATGAACATCGCCAGCAGCACCATCGTCACCGGAATCGTCACCGGCGCGGAAACCGTTTCGGTGAACGGCCCGCGCATTCCGCAACACCCCTGA
- the flgG gene encoding flagellar basal-body rod protein FlgG, protein MRVLSIASTGMMAQQMNVEVISNNIANINTTAFKRSRAEFQDLMYQAERRQGSQSTDSGTIVPTGVEVGLGVRPTSVNRINTNGNLTSTGNELDLAIEGRGYFNVTQPGGETVYTRAGSFKLSPEGTIVTADGFTVAPGITVPQGTREVVINRSGEVLAYVDGQNQPVNQGQLAMTVFVNDSGLEALGDNLFRATPASGEPQDGLAGQAGFGTIRQKYLESSNVNVVQEITELISAQRAYEMNAKVIEAGDQMASTMTNMR, encoded by the coding sequence ATGCGCGTGCTCAGCATCGCGTCCACCGGCATGATGGCCCAGCAGATGAACGTCGAGGTCATCTCGAACAACATCGCCAACATCAACACCACGGCCTTCAAGCGCTCGCGCGCCGAATTCCAGGACCTGATGTATCAGGCGGAGCGGCGGCAGGGCAGCCAGTCGACCGATTCCGGCACCATCGTGCCGACCGGCGTCGAGGTGGGGCTGGGCGTGCGGCCGACCTCGGTCAACCGCATCAACACCAACGGCAACCTGACCTCCACCGGCAACGAACTGGATCTGGCGATCGAGGGGCGCGGCTATTTCAACGTGACCCAGCCCGGCGGCGAGACCGTCTACACCCGCGCCGGCAGCTTCAAGCTGTCGCCGGAGGGCACCATCGTCACCGCCGACGGCTTCACCGTCGCCCCCGGCATCACCGTGCCGCAGGGCACGCGCGAGGTGGTCATCAACCGGTCGGGCGAGGTGCTGGCCTATGTCGACGGCCAGAACCAGCCGGTCAACCAGGGCCAGCTGGCGATGACGGTGTTCGTCAACGACTCCGGGCTTGAGGCGCTGGGCGACAACCTGTTCCGCGCCACCCCGGCCTCGGGCGAGCCGCAGGACGGGCTGGCGGGGCAGGCCGGATTCGGCACCATCCGCCAGAAGTACCTGGAATCCTCCAACGTCAACGTGGTGCAGGAGATCACCGAACTGATTTCCGCCCAGCGCGCCTACGAGATGAACGCCAAGGTGATCGAGGCGGGCGACCAGATGGCCTCCACCATGACCAACATGCGGTGA
- the flgF gene encoding flagellar basal-body rod protein FlgF yields the protein MENQLYIGLSRQVALRRQLDVVANNVANMNTVGFRGERTLFEAALEAGGRKPTDRIAFTIDRSTYTDLRAGAFSETGNPYDVALDGDGFLSVQSPDGVRYTRDGRMRRDADGTLVGTNGHPVLDDGGRPIVIPQDSSTISIGSDGLLSADDNVIARIAVSRFENPQMLKQTGDLLFEPADGMEALPAPDTRLVEGKVERSNVQGIVEISRMMDLTRDYQSVTKMVDDGQELLRSAINRLGKST from the coding sequence ATGGAGAACCAGCTTTACATCGGACTGTCGCGCCAGGTGGCGCTGCGGCGGCAGCTGGACGTCGTGGCGAACAACGTCGCCAACATGAATACCGTCGGCTTTCGCGGCGAACGCACCCTGTTCGAGGCGGCGCTGGAGGCCGGCGGACGCAAGCCGACCGACCGCATCGCCTTCACGATCGACCGCTCCACCTACACCGATCTGCGCGCCGGCGCCTTCAGCGAGACCGGCAACCCCTATGACGTGGCGCTGGACGGCGATGGGTTCCTCTCGGTGCAGTCGCCCGACGGCGTGCGCTACACCCGCGACGGCCGGATGCGCCGCGATGCCGACGGCACGCTGGTCGGCACCAACGGCCATCCGGTGCTGGACGACGGCGGCCGGCCCATCGTCATTCCGCAGGATTCCAGCACGATCAGCATCGGGTCGGACGGGCTGCTGTCGGCCGACGACAACGTGATCGCCCGCATCGCCGTGTCGCGATTCGAGAACCCGCAGATGCTGAAGCAGACCGGCGACCTGCTGTTCGAGCCGGCGGACGGGATGGAGGCGCTCCCCGCGCCCGACACCCGTCTGGTCGAGGGCAAGGTCGAGCGGTCCAACGTGCAGGGCATCGTCGAGATCAGCCGCATGATGGACCTGACCCGCGACTACCAGTCGGTGACCAAGATGGTGGACGACGGGCAGGAGCTTCTGCGCTCCGCCATCAACCGCCTCGGCAAATCCACCTAA
- the motA gene encoding flagellar motor stator protein MotA, with amino-acid sequence MRLMFGLFAVFASVLGGFYAMGGRMTVLWQPVEIVIIVGAGIGGFAIANSPAVLRDTLRAVGAIARGRNTPKNDYLDMIALVYSLLRIAKSKGMSQIEADIDKPSESPLFTQYPNVLRYERCMTFLCDYLRLIALGQDNPHDLESLMTEELDTLGRELNQVPKALQNLADALPALGIVAAVLGVINAMGAISEAPEVLGRMIAGALSGTFLGVLLSYGMVGPIASAARQRRESELNMYFCIKAALCAYLRGSPPQICAEYARKVLYTDIQPSLAEVEIATTLSSQAKGRDGRQPA; translated from the coding sequence ATGCGCTTGATGTTCGGGTTGTTCGCGGTGTTCGCCAGCGTGCTCGGCGGATTCTATGCCATGGGCGGGCGGATGACCGTGCTGTGGCAGCCGGTCGAGATCGTCATCATCGTCGGCGCCGGGATCGGCGGTTTCGCCATCGCCAACAGCCCGGCGGTCCTGCGCGACACGCTGCGCGCCGTCGGCGCCATCGCCCGCGGGCGCAACACGCCAAAGAACGACTATCTCGACATGATCGCGCTGGTCTACAGCCTGCTGCGCATCGCCAAGTCCAAGGGCATGTCGCAGATCGAGGCCGACATCGACAAGCCCTCCGAAAGCCCGCTGTTCACCCAGTACCCCAACGTCCTGCGCTATGAGCGCTGCATGACCTTCCTCTGCGACTATCTGCGCCTGATCGCGCTGGGGCAGGACAACCCGCACGACCTCGAATCGCTGATGACGGAGGAGCTGGACACGCTGGGCCGCGAACTGAACCAGGTGCCCAAGGCGTTGCAGAATCTGGCCGACGCCCTGCCGGCGCTGGGCATCGTCGCCGCGGTGCTGGGCGTCATCAACGCCATGGGCGCCATCAGCGAGGCGCCGGAGGTGCTGGGCCGCATGATCGCCGGGGCGCTGTCCGGCACCTTCCTGGGCGTGCTGCTGTCCTACGGCATGGTCGGCCCGATCGCCAGCGCCGCCCGCCAGCGCCGCGAATCGGAACTGAACATGTATTTCTGCATCAAGGCGGCGCTCTGCGCCTACCTGCGCGGCAGCCCCCCGCAGATCTGCGCCGAGTATGCCCGCAAGGTGCTCTACACCGACATCCAGCCCAGTCTGGCGGAGGTCGAGATCGCCACCACCCTGTCGTCGCAGGCCAAGGGCCGCGACGGCCGCCAGCCGGCGTGA
- a CDS encoding flagellar motor protein MotB: MPRKAPLPPIIVKRHLGSHDEEEHNSAWKLAYADFVTAMMTFFLVMWLMNITTTEQRKGIADYFNPVAVSQNNSGADGMLAGRSVDSSGSLTTPNAAGDQASPVASPPVVASVGDSDRQPAGRKDPMPHPLGSPVPPIDLLHPAAEPAQAAAAAAAAEPPAAGIAATRAELEALLDRQSAELTDRLALEALEHDLRRRIAASPDLNALQGSLVIQQVPEGLRVQLTDQARFSMFKVGSAQMNEQGRRLMRMVASALAAIPNPIGITGHTDGLGYAPDARYGNWELSSDRANAARRELLTSGIPGSRIVRVEGRADLDHFASSNPLDPSNRRISITLLRRPG; this comes from the coding sequence ATGCCCCGCAAGGCCCCCCTCCCCCCGATCATCGTCAAGCGCCATCTCGGCAGCCATGATGAAGAGGAGCACAACAGCGCCTGGAAGCTGGCCTATGCCGACTTCGTGACGGCGATGATGACCTTCTTCCTGGTGATGTGGCTGATGAACATCACCACCACCGAACAGCGCAAGGGCATCGCCGATTACTTCAATCCGGTCGCGGTGTCGCAGAACAACTCCGGCGCCGACGGCATGCTGGCCGGCCGCTCGGTCGACAGTTCCGGCTCGCTGACCACCCCCAACGCCGCCGGCGATCAGGCGAGCCCGGTGGCCTCCCCGCCGGTCGTGGCATCGGTCGGCGACAGCGACCGCCAGCCGGCCGGCCGCAAGGATCCGATGCCGCATCCCCTCGGCAGCCCGGTGCCGCCGATCGATCTGCTGCACCCCGCCGCCGAACCGGCGCAGGCCGCAGCCGCAGCCGCAGCCGCCGAACCTCCGGCAGCCGGCATCGCCGCCACCCGCGCGGAACTCGAGGCGCTGCTCGACCGCCAGTCCGCCGAGCTGACCGATCGGTTGGCGCTGGAGGCGCTGGAGCACGACCTGCGCCGGCGCATCGCCGCATCGCCGGACCTCAACGCCCTGCAGGGCAGTCTGGTGATCCAGCAGGTGCCGGAGGGGCTGCGCGTCCAGCTGACCGATCAGGCCCGCTTCTCGATGTTCAAGGTCGGCTCGGCCCAGATGAACGAGCAGGGCCGCCGCCTGATGCGGATGGTGGCCTCCGCGTTGGCGGCCATTCCCAATCCCATCGGCATCACCGGCCACACCGACGGTCTCGGCTACGCTCCCGACGCCAGATACGGCAATTGGGAACTGTCCAGCGACCGCGCCAACGCCGCCCGCCGCGAACTGCTGACCAGCGGCATTCCCGGCAGCCGCATCGTCCGCGTCGAAGGCCGCGCCGATCTCGACCATTTCGCCAGCAGCAACCCGCTCGACCCCAGCAACCGGCGGATCAGCATCACGCTGTTGCGGCGGCCGGGGTGA
- a CDS encoding flagellar hook protein FlgE, with protein MSLYSAMRSGVSGMAAQSSRLAAISDNISNSQTVGYKRATVDFSTLVTSPGARSTYTASGVQSATHYQVQQDGTILGSTSTTDMAISGAGFFVVGSNASGTPQYSLTRAGSFLPDESGFLRNNAGQYLEAWKLNPDGTMPNVSTARFDDLQPVNIGNLVYGGSRTTLMDFSGNLPAQAAAGDSFTTSPTFYDGLGNPLDLSVTWTKGAAPNEWTLTASGPAGYTVGGAPVTLTFAATGPYAGKPVDGAGMPLDPMPGITITSPATPTADTFTMSLGNLTQLNGDYVPTVTGDGAKVGQVTSVNIDDSGKLWVMYDNGARQALYQIPIATVTNPDGLVAQDGNTYTLGAETGTLTLGAGNKGAAGTVIGSALEQSNVDIATELVSLIETQRAYSSNATLVRTADELVEETTRLKR; from the coding sequence ATGAGCCTGTACAGCGCAATGCGTTCCGGTGTCAGCGGCATGGCCGCGCAAAGCTCGCGACTCGCCGCCATTTCGGACAACATCAGCAATTCCCAGACGGTCGGCTACAAGCGGGCCACCGTGGATTTCTCCACCCTGGTCACCTCGCCCGGCGCGCGCAGCACCTACACGGCCAGCGGCGTGCAGTCCGCCACGCACTATCAGGTGCAGCAGGACGGCACCATCCTCGGCAGCACCTCGACGACCGACATGGCGATCAGCGGCGCCGGCTTCTTCGTCGTCGGCAGCAACGCATCCGGCACGCCGCAATATTCGCTGACCCGCGCCGGCAGCTTCCTGCCCGATGAAAGCGGTTTCCTGCGCAACAACGCCGGCCAGTATCTGGAAGCGTGGAAGCTGAACCCCGACGGCACGATGCCCAACGTCAGCACCGCCCGTTTCGACGACCTGCAGCCGGTCAACATCGGCAATCTCGTCTATGGCGGCAGCCGGACCACGCTGATGGACTTCTCCGGCAATTTGCCGGCCCAGGCGGCGGCCGGCGACAGCTTCACCACCAGCCCGACCTTCTACGACGGGCTCGGCAACCCGCTCGATTTGTCGGTGACCTGGACCAAGGGCGCCGCCCCCAACGAGTGGACGCTGACCGCCTCCGGCCCGGCCGGCTATACGGTCGGCGGCGCGCCGGTGACGCTCACCTTCGCCGCAACCGGCCCCTATGCCGGAAAGCCGGTGGACGGCGCCGGCATGCCGCTGGACCCGATGCCCGGCATCACCATCACCTCGCCCGCCACGCCGACCGCCGACACCTTCACCATGTCGCTCGGCAACCTCACGCAGCTGAACGGCGACTATGTCCCGACCGTCACCGGCGACGGCGCCAAGGTCGGTCAGGTCACCTCGGTCAACATCGACGACAGCGGCAAGCTGTGGGTGATGTACGACAACGGCGCCCGGCAGGCGCTGTACCAGATCCCGATCGCCACCGTCACCAACCCCGACGGTCTGGTCGCCCAGGACGGCAACACCTACACGCTGGGCGCCGAGACCGGCACGCTGACGCTGGGCGCCGGCAATAAGGGGGCCGCCGGCACCGTCATCGGCAGCGCGCTGGAGCAGTCGAACGTCGACATCGCGACGGAGCTGGTTTCGCTGATCGAGACCCAGCGCGCCTATTCCTCGAATGCCACCCTGGTGCGCACGGCGGACGAGCTGGTCGAGGAAACCACCCGCCTGAAGCGTTGA
- the flgK gene encoding flagellar hook-associated protein FlgK — protein sequence MSVQLALTAALSGLRTTQQQAAMTSHNLANATTAGFVRRDLALSSANTSGRGAGVQVDAIARKVDELLIRDARFETSRYTGQEARASALADYALVLGQPQDERSVSTQLSKLQQAFSRLHGMPQDDAAQNAVVSQAITLADSLNRAAEAAQTVQSDARDRLETSIDSVNTALQRISDLNGRIAGLEARGGDTGDLRDDRDRLLDQVSQEIGIRTYSREDGQVVVMTRNGQTLLDRPLAPHEQPLSLLGNEVMANGVALSANADSEIQSGRIMGYVQTIKQDMPRALAQLDELAAGLVQAFQGAEADPGQPGLFTDDGAAYGATAGLASRIAVNDAVRTESWRVRSGVQAAAPLQPGDQTQIDQFLTVFTDARSFAAADMPASATLGGYATAMVSAQHGYRTGAESEMNARKISADTLETARINRDGVNIDDEMQKLLLIEQSYGASAQVVQVASRMIDILLQIKG from the coding sequence ATGAGCGTCCAACTTGCCCTCACCGCCGCCCTGTCCGGCCTGCGTACGACGCAGCAGCAGGCGGCGATGACCTCCCACAACCTCGCCAACGCCACCACCGCCGGCTTTGTGCGCCGCGACCTCGCCCTGTCGTCGGCCAACACCTCCGGCCGCGGCGCCGGGGTGCAGGTCGACGCCATCGCCCGCAAGGTGGACGAACTGCTGATCCGCGACGCGCGGTTCGAGACCAGCCGCTACACCGGGCAGGAGGCGCGGGCTTCGGCGCTGGCCGACTACGCCCTGGTGCTGGGACAGCCGCAGGACGAGAGATCGGTCTCCACCCAGCTGTCGAAGCTGCAGCAGGCCTTCTCCCGCCTGCATGGCATGCCGCAGGACGATGCCGCCCAGAACGCGGTGGTGTCGCAGGCGATCACGCTCGCCGACAGCCTGAACCGTGCGGCGGAAGCGGCGCAGACGGTGCAGTCCGACGCCCGCGACCGGCTGGAGACCTCGATCGATTCGGTGAACACCGCGCTGCAGCGGATCAGCGACCTGAACGGCAGGATCGCCGGGCTGGAAGCGCGCGGCGGCGATACCGGCGACCTGCGCGACGACCGCGACCGCCTGCTCGACCAGGTTTCGCAGGAGATCGGCATCCGCACCTACAGCCGCGAGGACGGCCAGGTGGTGGTGATGACCCGCAACGGCCAGACCCTGCTCGACCGCCCGCTGGCGCCGCACGAACAGCCGCTGTCCCTGCTGGGGAACGAGGTGATGGCCAATGGCGTCGCCCTGTCCGCCAACGCGGACAGCGAGATCCAGAGCGGCCGGATCATGGGCTATGTCCAGACCATCAAGCAGGACATGCCCCGCGCGCTGGCCCAACTGGACGAGCTGGCCGCCGGTCTCGTGCAGGCCTTCCAGGGGGCAGAGGCCGATCCGGGCCAGCCGGGCCTGTTCACCGATGACGGTGCGGCCTATGGCGCCACCGCCGGGCTGGCGTCGCGCATCGCCGTCAACGACGCGGTGCGGACGGAAAGCTGGCGGGTGCGCAGCGGCGTCCAGGCGGCGGCCCCGCTCCAGCCCGGCGACCAGACGCAGATCGACCAGTTCCTGACCGTCTTCACCGACGCCCGCAGCTTCGCCGCCGCCGACATGCCGGCCTCCGCGACGCTCGGCGGCTATGCCACCGCGATGGTGTCGGCCCAGCATGGCTACCGGACCGGTGCGGAATCGGAGATGAACGCGCGCAAGATCAGCGCCGACACGCTGGAAACCGCCCGCATCAACCGCGACGGCGTCAACATCGACGACGAGATGCAGAAGCTGCTTCTGATCGAGCAGAGCTATGGCGCCAGTGCCCAGGTGGTGCAGGTCGCCAGCCGCATGATCGACATCCTGCTGCAGATCAAGGGGTAA
- a CDS encoding flagellin, producing MLYNALSTLGMSRKLQSTMTRQQMDLVRANEEVATGVHADVAATIGASTGRDIALRNLFDRTDEYVKTADLLDGRMKMMDSAMTSIIESGTDLLAAASTGLGQQSPTGTSLQVRARGVLDQVVGLLNASAGNAYLFAGTALDQPPMRNVDGDKSGLRSPMQIVRDAIQSATGGAEMPTTAAETAAVIARLDDLFAVRDPATPAPTPLTDTFEGGLYTGTTSVQPGGGASPRVSGRPADSSTIAYGVQANDPMMRELLEGIYMLAAVDTSKMDVDAYPDYIRTAVDKLSAGLGNLREATAQLGVQRAQIATLTEQHKTQKSILSLQIDNLEGVDLYEASTRISQLEAQIDATANATARIAKLRLTNYL from the coding sequence ATGCTGTACAATGCCCTGTCCACGCTGGGAATGAGCCGGAAGCTGCAAAGCACCATGACCCGGCAGCAGATGGACCTGGTCCGCGCGAACGAGGAGGTCGCGACCGGCGTCCATGCCGACGTCGCCGCCACCATCGGCGCCAGCACCGGCCGCGACATCGCGCTGCGCAACCTGTTCGACCGCACCGACGAGTATGTGAAAACCGCCGACCTGCTCGACGGCCGGATGAAGATGATGGACAGCGCGATGACCAGCATCATCGAGTCCGGAACCGACCTCCTGGCCGCCGCCTCCACCGGCCTGGGGCAGCAGTCGCCGACCGGCACCTCGCTGCAGGTCCGGGCGCGCGGCGTGCTGGATCAGGTGGTCGGGCTGCTGAACGCCTCGGCCGGCAACGCCTATCTGTTCGCCGGCACCGCGCTCGACCAGCCGCCGATGCGCAATGTCGACGGCGACAAGTCGGGCCTGCGCTCGCCGATGCAGATCGTCCGCGACGCCATCCAGTCCGCCACCGGCGGCGCGGAGATGCCGACGACCGCGGCGGAGACCGCGGCGGTCATCGCCCGGCTGGACGATCTGTTCGCCGTGCGCGACCCGGCCACGCCGGCCCCCACCCCGCTGACCGACACCTTCGAGGGCGGGCTCTACACCGGCACCACCTCGGTCCAGCCCGGCGGCGGCGCCTCCCCGCGCGTCAGCGGCCGGCCGGCGGACTCCAGCACCATCGCCTATGGCGTCCAGGCCAATGACCCGATGATGCGGGAGCTCCTGGAAGGCATCTACATGCTGGCGGCGGTCGACACCTCGAAAATGGATGTCGACGCCTATCCCGACTACATCAGGACGGCGGTCGACAAGCTGTCCGCCGGGCTCGGCAACCTGCGGGAGGCGACCGCGCAGCTCGGCGTCCAGCGCGCCCAGATCGCCACCCTGACCGAACAGCACAAGACGCAGAAGTCTATCCTCAGCCTGCAGATCGACAATCTGGAAGGCGTCGACCTCTACGAGGCGAGCACGCGGATCAGCCAGCTGGAGGCGCAGATCGACGCCACCGCCAACGCCACCGCGCGCATCGCTAAGCTCCGCCTGACCAACTACCTCTAG
- a CDS encoding flagellar basal body P-ring protein FlgI, which produces MSPGIQVPVPRRLRPASLSRASSRALSSRAVALAAGLMLALTALSVLPAPAAAQTRVKDLVTFDGVRRNQLVGYGLVVGLNGTGDRLINTPFTEQSLKGMMERLGINTRGETLRTRNVAAVMVTASLPPFPRQGTTVDVTVSALGDATSLLGGTLVVTPLLGADGEAYAVAQGALSVSGFSAGGAAATVTKGVPTTARIANGATVERELKFALNDVGMVRMALRNPDFTTAIRIADAVNGRLGAGNARVVDLTTVDVRITGPYVGNVPRLIGEIEQLPVRPDAIARVVVDERSGTIVIGDDVRVSRVAITQGNLTVRVVETPQVSQPQPFSNGATVVVPRTDVQVQEGNGRQFVTVGGNVSLQQLVNGLNALGVGPRDMVAILQAIKAAGALHADLEII; this is translated from the coding sequence ATGAGCCCCGGCATCCAGGTTCCCGTTCCGCGCCGGCTCCGGCCCGCCTCCCTGAGCCGTGCGTCCAGCCGTGCTTTGTCGAGCCGTGCTGTGGCGCTGGCCGCCGGGTTGATGCTGGCGCTCACCGCCCTGTCGGTGCTTCCCGCCCCGGCGGCGGCGCAGACGCGGGTGAAGGATCTGGTCACCTTCGACGGAGTCCGCCGCAACCAGCTGGTCGGATACGGGCTGGTGGTCGGGCTGAACGGCACCGGCGACCGGCTGATCAACACGCCCTTCACCGAACAGAGCCTGAAGGGCATGATGGAGCGGCTCGGCATCAACACCCGCGGCGAGACCCTGCGCACCCGCAACGTCGCGGCGGTGATGGTGACGGCCAGCCTGCCGCCCTTCCCGCGCCAGGGCACCACCGTCGACGTCACGGTCTCGGCGCTCGGCGACGCCACCAGCCTGCTGGGCGGCACGCTGGTGGTGACGCCGCTGCTGGGCGCCGACGGCGAGGCCTATGCCGTGGCCCAGGGGGCGCTGTCGGTCAGCGGCTTCAGCGCCGGCGGCGCGGCGGCGACGGTGACCAAGGGCGTGCCCACCACCGCCCGCATCGCCAACGGCGCCACGGTCGAGCGCGAGCTGAAATTCGCCCTGAACGATGTCGGCATGGTGCGGATGGCCCTGCGCAATCCCGACTTCACCACGGCGATCCGCATCGCCGACGCCGTGAACGGCCGGCTCGGCGCCGGCAACGCGCGGGTGGTCGATCTGACCACCGTCGATGTCCGCATCACCGGCCCCTATGTCGGCAACGTGCCCCGTCTGATCGGCGAGATCGAACAGCTGCCGGTTCGCCCGGACGCCATCGCCCGCGTGGTGGTGGACGAGCGCAGCGGCACCATCGTGATCGGCGACGACGTGCGGGTCAGCAGGGTCGCCATCACCCAGGGCAACCTGACCGTGCGCGTGGTGGAGACGCCGCAGGTGTCGCAGCCGCAGCCCTTCAGCAACGGCGCCACCGTCGTCGTGCCGCGCACCGACGTGCAGGTTCAGGAAGGCAACGGCCGCCAGTTCGTTACCGTCGGCGGCAATGTCAGCCTGCAGCAGCTGGTCAACGGGCTGAACGCACTGGGTGTGGGGCCGCGCGACATGGTGGCCATCCTCCAGGCGATCAAGGCCGCCGGCGCGCTGCACGCCGATCTGGAAATCATCTGA
- a CDS encoding rod-binding protein, whose product MDIAATSLRSTPVHTPAAATPAGPNPAIPNPAAAEKVAKEFEAMLVSQLMESMFAGMRESPLFGGGGPAEKPWRSMMLQEYGKAIAESGTLGIARMTHDEIARLYAAQGPTQPEQRS is encoded by the coding sequence ATGGACATCGCCGCAACCAGCCTCCGTTCCACGCCGGTTCATACGCCGGCCGCAGCGACGCCCGCCGGTCCGAATCCGGCCATCCCGAATCCCGCCGCCGCCGAAAAGGTCGCGAAGGAGTTCGAGGCGATGCTGGTCAGCCAGCTGATGGAAAGCATGTTCGCGGGCATGCGCGAAAGCCCGCTGTTCGGCGGCGGCGGCCCGGCGGAAAAGCCTTGGCGCAGCATGATGTTGCAGGAATATGGCAAGGCCATCGCCGAGTCGGGCACGCTCGGCATCGCCAGGATGACACATGACGAGATCGCCCGCCTCTATGCCGCCCAAGGGCCCACCCAGCCGGAGCAACGGTCATGA